From a region of the Cervus canadensis isolate Bull #8, Minnesota chromosome 33, ASM1932006v1, whole genome shotgun sequence genome:
- the LOC122433811 gene encoding PRAME family member 12-like gives MSLQTRPRLLNLAAVSLLRNEASAITALEYLPIELFPPLFMEAFCGSRSETLKAMVYAWPFVRLPLGGLMQKPHMGTLQAVLDGLDILLAQKKHSKRCKLRVLDLRNTGQDFWKMWSGSSVHVSLSSSMTPVAEVRSRTEQPLAPLEVFIELHFKESTTDDFLIYLMRWVEQRKASIHLCSNKLKITSMSLENIVQVLGIVQLDCIQEVEVNCIWHLSTLAMFALFLGQMSNIQRLHLSHIHGLAIEEEEEYYHVVQITSQFRKLYHLRDLYLETPSFLEGCLNQMLRCLMTPLDNLAITHSLLTDSDLIHLSQCPNISQLKGLDLSGDLLTYSNAELLSVLLEKVAGTLETLDLNMCGIRDFHLEAILPALSHCFQLKSFSMRGNLLSMAIMEKMLRHTSALPSLNKELYPVPQESLRSRGIRQPQRLAQCRAELFEILKDLGRPRAIWISSISCPQCEGHAFYHPEPIIYQ, from the coding sequence ATGAGTCTCCAGACCCGACCCAGACTCTTGAACCTGGCAGCAGTGAGCCTGCTGAGGAATGAGGCCTCAGCCATCACTGCTCTGGAGTATCTGCCCATTGAACTCTTCCCCCCACTCTTCATGGAAGCCTTCTGTGGGAGTCGAAGTGAGACCCTGAAGGCCATGGTGTATGCCTGGCCCTTTGTCCGTCTGCCTCTCGGGGGCCTGATGCAAAAGCCTCACATGGGGACCTTACAAGCAGTTCTGGATGGTCTTGATATCCTGCTTGCCCAGAAAAAACATTCCAAGAGGTGCAAACTGCGGGTGCTGGATCTAAGGAATACTGGCCAGGACTTCTGGAAAATGTGGTCTGGATCAAGTGTCCATGTATCCTTAAGCTCATCAATGACACCAGTGGCTGAGGTCAGGTCAAGGACAGAGCAGCCCTTGGCTCCTTTAGAGGTGTTCATAGAACTGCACTTCAAGGAAAGTACCACAGATGACTTCCTCATCTACCTCATGAGGTGGGTGGAACAGAGAAAAGCTTCCATACACCTGTGCTCTAATAAGCTGAAGATCACTTCAATGTCCTTAGAAAATATTGTGCAGGTCCTGGGTATAGTGCAACTGGACTGTATTCAGGAAGTGGAAGTGAATTGCATTTGGCATCTGTCCACTCTGGCCATGTTTGCTCTTTTCTTGGGCCAAATGAGTAATATACAGAGACTCCATCTCTCCCACATCCATGGGCTAGCaattgaagaggaggaagagtaTTACCATGTTGTCCAAATTACCTCTCAGTTCCGCAAGTTGTACCACCTCCGGGATCTGTATTTGGAGACTCCCTCCTTCCTTGAAGGCTGCCTGAACCAGATGCTCAGGTGCCTGATGACTCCCTTGGATAACCTTGCTATAACTCACTCTCTCCTTACGGATTCAGACTTGATCCATCTGTCCCAATGTCCAAACATTAGTCAGCTAAAGGGCCTGGATCTGAGTGGTGACCTCCTGACGTACTCCAATGCTGAGCTCCTCTCAGTTCTCCTGGAGAAAGTTGCAGGCACACTTGAAACACTGGACTTAAACATGTGTGGGATTAGGGACTTCCATCTTGAAGCCATCCTGCCTGCCCTGAGCCATTGCTTCCAGCTCAAGTCCTTCAGCATGCGTGGAAACCTTCTCTCCATGGCTATCATGGAGAAGATGCTGCGACACACTTCCGCACTGCCCAGTTTAAATAAAGAGCTGTATCCTGTCCCTCAGGAGAGTTTGCGGTCTAGGGGAATCCGTCAACCACAGAGACTTGCACAGTGTCGGGCTGAACTGTTTGAGATTCTGAAGGACTTAGGACGTCCCAGGGCCATTTGGATTAGCTCTATCTCCTGTCCACAGTGTGAAGGTCATGCATTCTATCATCCTGAGCCCATTATATACCAGTAA